The Leclercia adecarboxylata genome has a segment encoding these proteins:
- a CDS encoding ATP-grasp domain-containing protein yields the protein LACDCARVMKADGLVNVQTRNDVNGNPVLLETNMRPSGGVGYTLHSGVNLPGLFAAFKLGLMSEDMVRQSAKNTFSPVAVRSITDVIAYPESLSNLLN from the coding sequence AACTGGCGTGTGACTGCGCCAGGGTTATGAAGGCCGACGGGCTGGTGAATGTTCAGACGCGAAACGATGTGAATGGCAACCCGGTGCTGCTTGAAACCAACATGCGTCCGTCAGGGGGGGTGGGTTATACCCTTCACAGCGGGGTGAACCTTCCTGGGTTATTTGCTGCCTTTAAGCTCGGTCTGATGTCTGAAGATATGGTGCGCCAGAGCGCTAAAAACACCTTTTCTCCGGTTGCGGTGAGATCCATTACGGATGTAATTGCATACCCGGAATCACTCTCTAACCTTCTGAATTAA
- a CDS encoding phosphoribosyltransferase domain-containing protein — MSDILEDMIYRRTLSCGTIQVTRDQGEVSLDDLFDIAERRNPKRAFLFVSKVLGRHIPVPPSVMRQAYRQLASQFPSTLTGPVLFIGMAETAVGLGAGVFDEVRHQHPESVYLTSTRHPVDGTLLCEFKEEHSHATDHLIYLPDDEEKRRRVTNARTLVLIDDEATTGNTFINLLSALRNTGKLQHIEQVIAVTLTDWSGKALSERSTLPVTSVSLVSGKWGWTPLPDAPVPDMPKVNVTSRGEWDIQGKQSWGRLGMLAPAADLGHEVSVHKGERILVLGTGEFVWEPFLLAERLEAAGAQAFYGSTTRSPIAVGYAIESAISFTDNYGLGIPNFVYNVAHQQFDRILVCTETPAESIDTQLLKALAEVAAVVEIVTYE; from the coding sequence ATGTCTGATATCCTCGAAGATATGATTTATCGCCGTACCCTCTCATGCGGTACGATTCAGGTAACCCGCGACCAGGGTGAAGTTTCGCTCGATGACCTGTTTGACATCGCTGAAAGACGTAACCCGAAACGCGCCTTTCTGTTTGTCAGCAAAGTACTCGGCAGGCACATTCCCGTGCCACCCTCAGTCATGCGGCAGGCCTACAGACAGCTTGCCAGCCAGTTCCCCTCGACACTGACAGGACCCGTACTGTTTATCGGTATGGCTGAAACCGCCGTTGGGCTTGGGGCCGGTGTATTTGATGAAGTGCGCCACCAGCATCCTGAATCTGTCTATCTGACCTCTACCCGTCACCCGGTTGATGGCACGTTGCTTTGCGAGTTCAAGGAAGAACACAGCCACGCCACCGATCATCTGATCTATCTGCCAGATGATGAAGAGAAAAGACGTCGTGTTACCAACGCACGAACGCTGGTTTTGATTGATGACGAGGCAACCACCGGTAATACCTTTATTAACCTGCTTTCAGCCCTGCGTAATACCGGCAAGCTTCAACATATTGAACAGGTTATAGCCGTTACGCTTACCGACTGGAGTGGCAAAGCCTTGTCCGAGCGCAGCACCTTACCAGTCACTTCGGTTTCTCTTGTAAGCGGTAAGTGGGGATGGACCCCATTACCTGATGCACCTGTCCCGGACATGCCGAAAGTCAACGTAACTTCACGAGGAGAATGGGACATCCAGGGAAAACAGTCCTGGGGCCGACTGGGGATGCTCGCACCTGCGGCCGATCTCGGCCATGAGGTCTCCGTCCACAAGGGGGAACGTATTCTGGTTCTCGGGACCGGGGAATTCGTCTGGGAGCCGTTCCTGCTTGCTGAACGGCTCGAAGCTGCCGGAGCACAGGCATTTTATGGATCGACCACCCGCTCCCCTATCGCCGTTGGTTATGCCATTGAGTCCGCCATTTCCTTTACGGATAACTACGGGCTGGGCATCCCCAATTTTGTCTATAACGTCGCCCACCAGCAGTTTGACCGCATTCTTGTGTGTACTGAGACACCCGCAGAAAGTATTGACACGCAGCTTCTTAAGGCGCTGGCTGAGGTTGCGGCCGTCGTGGAGATTGTTACCTATGAATAA